ATACTTCAGCTTCAGCTCGGCGAAAACGATATCAAAGTGATACAGAACGGGGATGTGAAGAGTTTTAAAGTTACCAAAGTTGATTCACCAGTTTCTATTGCAGACTGGACTGAGAGCCTTGGAAATTTTCATTCCAGCGGTAAGACTGAGGTATGCAGGAACTGCCATAGATTTGAGAATATCAGTGATTGCGTAAACTGCCACAGAGATAAATTTATCGGGAACTGGGTGCATAAGCCCGTGAAAGAGGGGAAGTGTTTTGAATGTCACGAACAGGAACGTAATTTTATCCCGAAAGAGCCTTTTGCGGAAACCTGCCTTAAGTGTCATACAAAACTGAATGACGCTATGGAAACCGCCGAATATGTTCATGGTCCGGTGGCGGCAGGCTTCTGTACAATATGTCACTCACCTCATAAGTCTACAGACAAAACACACCTGAGGAAGAGTGTGAACAGCATCTGTACTGACTGCCATGTTTCAGACGAGCAAGGGTTCAGCTTTCACTCAGCAAGCAGTATACAATTTCATCCTGTTGAGGGTGTTTTTATAGAGAAGCTGAATAAGAATATTGAGTGCAGCGACTGTCATAACCCCCATTACAGCGGGCAGGGTATGCTGCTGACCTCTCCGGATAGTGAATCTCTGTGTGTTAAGTGCCATGACGGACAGGACACCAGAGAGCTTTTGAAAGTGCTTTCTGAAAAGTATAGTTCCAATTGATTAACAGAGGATTGTTTATGAGATTGTTTAAGTTCCTTATTTTAGCGGTATTTTTATTCTCACTGACAGCCTGCCTTGGCAGCGGGAGCGAGAAGAGCTCTGTAGACGATGATACAAGAGTAATGACGGAGCTGACAGCCGGTGATGACGGGGCTGTGTCATATTCCGGCAGTGGAGATTTTTTCGGCTTTGGAATAGTGGCTTCGGATGCTGGGCTTGCCGGCAGAAAAATATATATCGAAAGAGCAGAATCTCAATATTCGGTAAACGGCTATAAGGCTG
This window of the Denitrovibrio acetiphilus DSM 12809 genome carries:
- a CDS encoding cytochrome c3 family protein gives rise to the protein MGSEVKSVSNIHVIGMSSTGEDVQVSINGKNFDKKLIKMEKGKSAYMLMTILQLQLGENDIKVIQNGDVKSFKVTKVDSPVSIADWTESLGNFHSSGKTEVCRNCHRFENISDCVNCHRDKFIGNWVHKPVKEGKCFECHEQERNFIPKEPFAETCLKCHTKLNDAMETAEYVHGPVAAGFCTICHSPHKSTDKTHLRKSVNSICTDCHVSDEQGFSFHSASSIQFHPVEGVFIEKLNKNIECSDCHNPHYSGQGMLLTSPDSESLCVKCHDGQDTRELLKVLSEKYSSN